The Cynocephalus volans isolate mCynVol1 chromosome 2, mCynVol1.pri, whole genome shotgun sequence genome window below encodes:
- the LEAP2 gene encoding liver-expressed antimicrobial peptide 2: MWHLKLFAVLMICLLLLAELDGSPTPELSSAKRRPRRMTPFWRGVSLRPIGASCRDESECITRLCRKRRCSLSVAQE; the protein is encoded by the exons ATGTGGCACCTCAAACTCTTTGCAGTGCTCATGATCTGCCTGCTGCTGTTGGCCGAG CTAGATGGCTCCCCAACACCAGAACTCAGTTCAGCAAAGAGAAGGCCACGGAGAATGACCCCATTTTGGAGAGGGGTTTCCCTCAGGCCCATCGGAGCCTCCTGCCGGGACGAGTCTGAGTGTATCACACGGCTATGCAG AAAAAGACGCTGTTCCCTAAGTGTGGCCCAGGAATGA
- the LOC134370372 gene encoding cytochrome b-c1 complex subunit 8 — MGLEFGNLTRMRHVITYSLSPFEQRAFPHYFSKGIPNMLRRIRASFFRSVPPFVGFYLVYTWGNQEFEKSKRKNPDVYENDK, encoded by the exons ATGGGCCTAGAGTTTGGGAATCTGACGCGGATGCGGCATGTGATCACCTACAGCTTGTCGCCCTTCGAGCAGCGCGCCTTCCCGCACTACTTCAGCAAGGGCATCCCCAACATGCTGCGCCGCATTAGGGCGTCCTTCTTTCGCTCGGTGCCGC catttgtaGGGTTTTATCTTGTCTACACATGGGGGAACCAGGAGTTTGAGAAATCCAAAAGGAAGAATCCAGATGTCTATGAAAATGACAAGTGA